One Apodemus sylvaticus chromosome 14, mApoSyl1.1, whole genome shotgun sequence DNA window includes the following coding sequences:
- the LOC127664460 gene encoding histone H2B type 1-C/E/F/G/I yields the protein MPEPAKSAPAPKKGSKKAVTKAQKKDGKKRKRSRKESYSVYVYKVLKQVHPDTGISSKAMGIMNSFVNDIFERIAGEASRLAHYNKRSTITSREIQTAVRLLLPGELAKHAVSEGTKAVTKYTSSK from the coding sequence ATGCCTGAGCCTGCAAAGTCCGCACCCGCCCCGAAGAAGGGCTCCAAGAAGGCCGTGACCAAGGCGCAGAAGAAGGATGGCAAGAAGCGCAAGCGCAGCCGCAAGGAGAGCTACTCGGTGTACGTGTACAAGGTGCTGAAGCAAGTGCACCCCGACACGGGCATCTCCTCCAAGGCCATGGGCATCATGAACTCGTTCGTGAACGACATCTTCGAGCGCATCGCGGGCGAGGCGTCGCGCCTGGCGCATTACAACAAGCGCTCGACCATCACGTCCCGGGAGATCCAGACGGCCGTGCGCCTGCTGCTGCCCGGGGAGCTGGCCAAGCACGCCGTGTCCGAGGGCACCAAGGCCGTCACCAAGTACACCAGCTCCAAGTAA
- the LOC127664453 gene encoding histone H2A type 1-B-like: protein MSGRGKQGGKARAKAKTRSSRAGLQFPVGRVHRLLRKGNYSERVGAGAPVYLAAVLEYLTAEILELAGNAARDNKKTRIIPRHLQLAIRNDEELNKLLGRVTIAQGGVLPNIQAVLLPKKTESHHKAKGKSRNS, encoded by the exons ATGTCTGGACGCGGCAAGCAGGGCGGCAAGGCTCGCGCCAAGGCCAAGACTCGCTCCTCCCGCGCCGGCCTGCAGTTCCCCGTGGGCCGCGTGCACCGGCTGCTCCGCAAGGGCAACTACTCGGAGCGCGTGGGCGCCGGCGCCCCGGTGTATCTGGCGGCCGTGCTGGAGTACCTGACGGCCGAGATCCTGGAGCTGGCGGGCAACGCGGCCCGCGACAACAAGAAGACGCGCATCATCCCGCGCCACCTGCAGCTGGCCATCCGCAACGACGAGGAGCTCAACAAGCTGCTGGGCCGCGTCACCATCGCGCAGGGGGGCGTCCTGCCCAACATCCAGGCCGTCCTGCTGCCCAAGAAGACCGAGAGCCACCACAAGGCCAAGGGAAA gtctaggaattcctga